AGCACGAGAGAGGTACAGAAATGCCAGGCCTGTTTCTGCACAAGAGAAGACATAAAATTATACCTTTACACCACACAGAGAAATTAGCTTCAAGATGATGCATGATGGTATAGAAAAGTTAACACCACAAAACTTACAATATCTGGTTAAATCATAATAACCCTGCTCTGAGAGTCTCTGAACAGATGTCATGTTGTCTGGTGCTTGCAGATTGAAATGGAACACTGTGCCTACACTGTATGTGGAGAGCAGACTCTGGGCATCACTGTTGTAGACCCAAGTCAAATGGTTCCCTTGACTAATGTTTGTCAGAAACAGTAAGTCATTAGGGGATTGTTTACGAACTCACTGGATACACTGTCATGTCCTGACTCATTATTTAATGCCAGGACTAGGTTCAACATTAGCCTCTTCCTGGAATTGTGGTGAAAGGTGGAAGTACTAAGTTCTGATCACTTTGTTCCTAGGAAAGCAGAGCCCCTGGCCATTGTGGCTGGAGTAATTTAATCTGATCATCTTCATTGGAGGCAACAAGCTTTCAGAGGCTCAGCTCttcatcttctgtcttctgtctggaTGTCTGTCTAAAGGCCAAGCTCAGAAAGAAAGTCATCCTGTCTTAGAAAGGGTACTGAAATAACAGAAACTGATCTAACACAGAGAATGTTTCCATTTTGATAGGGACAGTGGCTGTGCAATACTGATTTACTGGAGTCCTACAGCAGGACAGAGTCCCAAGGCTCAGTGCCTGCCAGTCAAGACTCCTACACACTCAGATCCATTAAATCACTACAATTTATAATTGATTtgtccctgtcctgtcctgtgaaCCATAATGTGCTCTTTAGGGAGAGACCAGCTATTCTGTGACCTCTAGCTTTCTCTATCTACCTCTTCTTGGTGACTTTCACTGTCCATCCTTCTtagtttcccttcttttgaagTATAAATGAGGATGTGATGAATGTAGAGGATCCTTATAGGCAGCttcttattttttctgaatttaaaaatcaaaacatattattTGATAACTCTTCAAACCTGGGTCTGCAATAGAGGTCATGATTTTTTCTGAAACAACgtcataaatgtttttttttttttttaatctggaagGAACAAAAGTAATCATTTCAGTCACTAAGGATCGATAATTATTGCTCTTTTGAGTAAATCATTAGCATTAAATTTAACATCATTTGGAgacatataaatacatgtgtcCACTGAGCAaggtcttctgcctctgctcagtCAGCTCTATTAGAAGAGCTGAGAGTCCCAGCAGCTGGACTGTCCCGGGCTCCGCTTCTCCCATGGCTCCTGCAGGTCTCCCAGcctcccttcctctgtgtgtgtgtctgctgcagaTCTCTGGCTTtgcccaggcaggcaggctgctgctggtgCCCATGGATGGGAGCCACTGGTTCACCATGCAGATGGTTGTGGAGAAACTCCTCCACAGGGGGCATGAGGTGGTGGCAGTTGTGCCAGAGGTGAGTTGGCAACTGGGAAAATCCCTGAATTTGACAGTGAAGACATACTCAACTTCTCACACTCTGGAGGATATGAACCGTGAGTTCAAGTGTTTTTCTGACACTCCATGGAAAAATCAGGATCaaagtatgttttcttttctgacagGCTCAGCCAAACATttctttgaattattattttcacATTGTAGAGATTTGTTTAATGACAAGAAGTTAGTGGAGTTCTTGAAGCAGAGTTCTTTTGATGCTGTGTTTATGGACCCTCTTGATGTGTGCGGCTTAACTGTGGCCAAGTATTTGTCGCTCCCTTCGGTGATCTTCGCAAGAGGTATATTTTGTCACTATCTGGAAGAAGGTGCCCAGTGCCCCAGTCCACTGTCTTATGTTCCCAGAGGTCTCTTGAAATTCACAGACACCATGACTTTCAAGGAGAGAGTGTGGAACCACCTCTCCTACATGGGGGAGCGTGCATTTTGTCCCCATTTTTTCAAAACTGCTACAGACATTGCTTCTGAAGTTCTCCAGACTTTGGTGACAATGGATGACCTCTTCAGCCAAGTGTCTATTTGGTTGTTACGCTCAGACTTTGTGTTAGATTTCCCCAGACCTGTGATGCCCAACATGGTGTTCATTGGTGGGATCAACTGCCAACAAAGAAAGCCAATTTCTAAGGTATGTTATTTGTTGTTTAGCACATGAAGAGTGCCCTGGGTTttgacaataaaaaagaaattctttactGAGCTGTAATTTATTGTTTATATCACTGCATATGGAATATCTTCCTGGGTTGTAGAATTGTTTTGTGCCTATTCACTAACTGGGAAACAATTCCATATAGGTGCCCTATTCATATGTCCATGTACACCTGTGGCAATAGTGCATATATGTTCCAAGCTACAATCTAAATTTAAATATCTATGTATGCcttcctatttgtgtgtgtgtggcaggggcaATGCAATTAGGTAGTGGAGGGGACAAAGAAAACTTTCCTGTGGAGTGAAAGAGACAATAATGGTACACATGtcccatgaaaacagaaaagggagcACTCAGAGGTAGAAGAGAACATATGGAGAGTAAGGGTAACTAGAAAAGACTGGGgtaaacagaaaagacaaaatgcCTGAAAAATGCATTAATGCCACTGAATACTCTGTATGTTAACTTTAAAAAGTGATTTGAAGAGACAAAAACTTTCAAGCTACATTATActatttttcagaaatttttgagaattttcaagCCATGAAGCAGTCCTTATTTGTCGGCTGCACTCTATAGGAGTGCACATGTGatttttccaaattttaaaaaatcattgatATGATATGAGCATTGCTAAGTTGttttagaggaccttgttctcggggtgtcctccatcccttctttttCTCCAACTCTTTCTACCTCTCTTCCTCATGGTTACCTGAGCTCTGATGGGAGGGATTTGAGAGAGCCgtctcatttagagctgtgttCTCCATGGTCTCTCTACGTAGTGTCTcttgctgtgtgtctctgtacttGTTCCCATCTGTTGCATGAAGCCCCTGGCAAggcatctctgatgatggctgactaaggcactgatccatgagtctagcagaatatcattatgaGTCATTTAATTGTTATCTTTTCTTTAAGAACAGGAGAATTTGTTTTTACTCTAGCTGTCTGGACTTATAGACTCTGGTGTTTGTCATCCaatcagtgtcaggtatgggttccgtTCATAATGTGGGCCTTAATTCAAATCAGACACCAATTGGTACTCCCACAAGGTTTGTGCCTCCATTTCCCtggtgtattttttgtttgtttgtttgttttgttttgtttttagagatgaGATTTCTTGCATAgcattggagcctgtcctggaactcactctgtagactagactggcctcgaactcacagagaaccacttgcctctgcctcccatgtgctgggattaaaggtgtgcaccaccacacatagTGTGTTTGCAGGCAAGACAGATTATAGAACAAAGGATTTGTGGTAGGGTTggtgttttctgttctcttttagtGGCTTGCAGAGTACATTTCCATGTCGTAGATACTAGAACATGGAGTGAAGGTTTGatataggcaccagctcaacctttCCATGTTCACTGAGTTGTGTGGGTATTGTCTTTAACAATAGGGTCTTGGAAGTTTGGGGAGAtcaacctattgtcttggcaacagcctaggttatttgggaatttccatgggacccctttgaccaacaactgaATTGGATTGGCACCCTTACCAAAAAAGCAGCTTAGTTTGGTAACAAGATAT
This genomic window from Peromyscus leucopus breed LL Stock chromosome 13, UCI_PerLeu_2.1, whole genome shotgun sequence contains:
- the LOC114697845 gene encoding UDP-glucuronosyltransferase 1A7-like, which codes for MAPAGLPASLPLCVCLLQISGFAQAGRLLLVPMDGSHWFTMQMVVEKLLHRGHEVVAVVPEVSWQLGKSLNLTVKTYSTSHTLEDMNREFKCFSDTPWKNQDQSMFSFLTGSAKHFFELLFSHCRDLFNDKKLVEFLKQSSFDAVFMDPLDVCGLTVAKYLSLPSVIFARGIFCHYLEEGAQCPSPLSYVPRGLLKFTDTMTFKERVWNHLSYMGERAFCPHFFKTATDIASEVLQTLVTMDDLFSQVSIWLLRSDFVLDFPRPVMPNMVFIGGINCQQRKPISKVCYLLFST